A window from Salvia miltiorrhiza cultivar Shanhuang (shh) chromosome 2, IMPLAD_Smil_shh, whole genome shotgun sequence encodes these proteins:
- the LOC131008592 gene encoding zinc finger protein SHOOT GRAVITROPISM 5-like isoform X2 translates to MLSNNSELLSSSETNRRKRRPAGTPEVVSLSPKTLLESDRYVCEICNQGFQRDQNLQMHRRRHKVPWKLLKRETPIARKRVFVCPEPSCLHHDPCHALGDLVGIKKHFRRKHSNQKQWVCDKCSKGYAVQSDYKAHLKTCGTRGHSCDCGRVFSRVESFIEHQDACSMGRLRSECQPLQTAACLSRTASSPSPSSDTNLSVAPWAAPFPAPMDSIFMADAATPKNRSRPPNLELQLLTKATTSLDNSAKLDSTQLQLSIGSSEIGDKAETDNAGNIAGGNRYSPMGSSSTSGVAVATLKEEAEEQLRAAMAERAHAEEARQQAKRQRELAEQEFANAKRIRQQAVAELEKAQALKEQAAQQLNATILQITCHSCKHRFHPEATALRPPFVAFKEWEVKKN, encoded by the exons ATGTTGAGCAACAATTCGGAGCTCCTCTCCTCCTCGGAAACCAACAGAAGAAAACGACGCCCCGCCGGAACTCCAG AAGTGGTGTCTCTCTCCCCGAAAACCCTGCTGGAATCGGATCGGTACGTGTGCGAGATCTGCAACCAGGGGTTCCAGCGCGACCAGAATCTGCAGATGCACCGGCGGCGGCACAAGGTGCCGTGGAAGCTGCTGAAGAGGGAGACGCCGATCGCGAGGAAGCGCGTGTTCGTGTGCCCGGAGCCGAGCTGCCTCCACCACGACCCGTGCCACGCCCTGGGCGATCTGGTCGGGATCAAGAAGCATTTCCGGCGCAAGCACAGCAACCAGAAGCAGTGGGTCTGCGACAAATGCTCCAAGGGCTACGCGGTGCAGTCCGACTACAAAGCCCATCTCAAGACCTGTGGGACCCGCGGCCATTCTTGCGATTGCGGCCGCGTCTTCTCCAG GGTTGAGAGCTTCATCGAGCACCAAGACGCTTGCAGCATGGGGCGGCTCCGATCGGAATGCCAGCCACTGCAGACGGCGGCGTGCTTATCGCGAACGGCGTCGAGCCCCAGCCCCTCCAGCGACACCAATTTAAGCGTGGCGCCGTGGGCCGCCCCTTTCCCTGCACCCATGGATTCAATTTTCATGGCGGATGCCGCCACACCAAAGAACAGATCCCGCCCGCCCAATCTCGAGCTGCAGCTGCTCACAAAAGCTACCACCAGCCTCGATAACTCAGCCAAACTCGACTCCACTCAACTACAGCTCTCCATCGGCTCGTCGGAGATCGGAGACAAAGCCGAAACGGATAATGCCGGCAACATCGCCGGCGGCAACCGCTACTCGCCGATGGGAAGCAGCAGCACCAGCGGCGTGGCGGTGGCGACGCTGAAGGAGGAGGCGGAGGAGCAGCTGCGGGCGGCCATGGCGGAGAGGGCGCACGCGGAGGAGGCGCGGCAGCAGGCGAAGCGGCAGAGGGAGCTGGCGGAGCAGGAGTTCGCCAACGCCAAGAGAATCCGGCAGCAGGCGGTGGCGGAGCTCGAGAAGGCGCAGGCGCTGAAAGAGCAGGCGGCGCAGCAGCTCAACGCCACCATCTTGCAGATCACCTGCCATTCCTGCAAGCACAGATTCCACCCAGAGGCGACGGCGCTGCGGCCGCCGTTCGTAGCCTTTAAAGAATGGGAAGTCAAGAAAAACTGA
- the LOC131008592 gene encoding zinc finger protein SHOOT GRAVITROPISM 5-like isoform X1 has protein sequence MLSNNSELLSSSETNRRKRRPAGTPDPDAEVVSLSPKTLLESDRYVCEICNQGFQRDQNLQMHRRRHKVPWKLLKRETPIARKRVFVCPEPSCLHHDPCHALGDLVGIKKHFRRKHSNQKQWVCDKCSKGYAVQSDYKAHLKTCGTRGHSCDCGRVFSRVESFIEHQDACSMGRLRSECQPLQTAACLSRTASSPSPSSDTNLSVAPWAAPFPAPMDSIFMADAATPKNRSRPPNLELQLLTKATTSLDNSAKLDSTQLQLSIGSSEIGDKAETDNAGNIAGGNRYSPMGSSSTSGVAVATLKEEAEEQLRAAMAERAHAEEARQQAKRQRELAEQEFANAKRIRQQAVAELEKAQALKEQAAQQLNATILQITCHSCKHRFHPEATALRPPFVAFKEWEVKKN, from the exons ATGTTGAGCAACAATTCGGAGCTCCTCTCCTCCTCGGAAACCAACAGAAGAAAACGACGCCCCGCCGGAACTCCAG ATCCGGATGCAGAAGTGGTGTCTCTCTCCCCGAAAACCCTGCTGGAATCGGATCGGTACGTGTGCGAGATCTGCAACCAGGGGTTCCAGCGCGACCAGAATCTGCAGATGCACCGGCGGCGGCACAAGGTGCCGTGGAAGCTGCTGAAGAGGGAGACGCCGATCGCGAGGAAGCGCGTGTTCGTGTGCCCGGAGCCGAGCTGCCTCCACCACGACCCGTGCCACGCCCTGGGCGATCTGGTCGGGATCAAGAAGCATTTCCGGCGCAAGCACAGCAACCAGAAGCAGTGGGTCTGCGACAAATGCTCCAAGGGCTACGCGGTGCAGTCCGACTACAAAGCCCATCTCAAGACCTGTGGGACCCGCGGCCATTCTTGCGATTGCGGCCGCGTCTTCTCCAG GGTTGAGAGCTTCATCGAGCACCAAGACGCTTGCAGCATGGGGCGGCTCCGATCGGAATGCCAGCCACTGCAGACGGCGGCGTGCTTATCGCGAACGGCGTCGAGCCCCAGCCCCTCCAGCGACACCAATTTAAGCGTGGCGCCGTGGGCCGCCCCTTTCCCTGCACCCATGGATTCAATTTTCATGGCGGATGCCGCCACACCAAAGAACAGATCCCGCCCGCCCAATCTCGAGCTGCAGCTGCTCACAAAAGCTACCACCAGCCTCGATAACTCAGCCAAACTCGACTCCACTCAACTACAGCTCTCCATCGGCTCGTCGGAGATCGGAGACAAAGCCGAAACGGATAATGCCGGCAACATCGCCGGCGGCAACCGCTACTCGCCGATGGGAAGCAGCAGCACCAGCGGCGTGGCGGTGGCGACGCTGAAGGAGGAGGCGGAGGAGCAGCTGCGGGCGGCCATGGCGGAGAGGGCGCACGCGGAGGAGGCGCGGCAGCAGGCGAAGCGGCAGAGGGAGCTGGCGGAGCAGGAGTTCGCCAACGCCAAGAGAATCCGGCAGCAGGCGGTGGCGGAGCTCGAGAAGGCGCAGGCGCTGAAAGAGCAGGCGGCGCAGCAGCTCAACGCCACCATCTTGCAGATCACCTGCCATTCCTGCAAGCACAGATTCCACCCAGAGGCGACGGCGCTGCGGCCGCCGTTCGTAGCCTTTAAAGAATGGGAAGTCAAGAAAAACTGA